A genomic segment from Oligoflexus sp. encodes:
- a CDS encoding cyanophycinase: MATTRLGSTQDDVRPPKGPGMILMGGGTDVDSAFVWAHDVIAGDPQTKAGDVLVIRATGADGYDAYLNGLAMFSSVQTLVIPRVISTADLAIAAKLVDRAELIFFAGGNQADYVAWKDSELMKAVQRVYQRGGVIGGTSAGLAIMGPFVFDAVSAGTASVTTGTATRDPFDPAISFTRGMLNVPFLKNLVTDSHFRQRERFGRLATFMARQFADGAISAPDLVTGLGVDEATAVLLDKNGKGVLAPGSTGAAYVIKSASAVRIVEGQSFLSNTLDVIRLDAAEQYYDFVQACGTGARYNFTVDGANLYPMDAPYTVSASPGTCP; this comes from the coding sequence TTGGCTACGACTCGGCTGGGTTCAACCCAGGACGATGTGAGACCACCGAAAGGTCCTGGAATGATACTTATGGGCGGCGGAACGGATGTGGATTCAGCCTTTGTCTGGGCCCACGATGTGATAGCCGGGGATCCTCAGACCAAGGCCGGTGATGTGCTGGTCATCCGGGCCACGGGAGCTGATGGCTACGATGCCTATCTCAATGGTCTGGCCATGTTTTCTTCCGTTCAAACCCTCGTTATCCCGAGAGTCATATCCACGGCTGATCTTGCCATCGCTGCAAAACTGGTGGATCGGGCCGAGCTGATCTTTTTCGCAGGGGGAAACCAGGCGGATTACGTGGCCTGGAAGGACAGCGAACTGATGAAAGCGGTCCAGCGGGTTTACCAGCGGGGAGGAGTTATCGGTGGAACCAGTGCGGGCCTTGCTATTATGGGACCTTTTGTCTTTGATGCTGTCAGCGCGGGAACCGCAAGCGTCACGACCGGCACGGCAACGCGGGATCCTTTTGATCCGGCCATCAGTTTCACCCGGGGCATGCTCAACGTCCCCTTCCTCAAAAACCTTGTGACCGACAGCCATTTCCGTCAGAGAGAACGATTCGGACGGCTGGCTACATTTATGGCAAGACAATTCGCAGACGGCGCGATATCCGCCCCCGACCTTGTCACCGGGCTGGGCGTGGATGAAGCGACCGCCGTCCTTCTCGATAAAAATGGCAAAGGCGTGTTGGCCCCGGGATCGACGGGAGCTGCGTATGTGATCAAAAGCGCAAGCGCGGTGCGCATCGTGGAAGGTCAGAGCTTTCTATCCAATACTCTGGATGTAATCAGGCTGGATGCCGCGGAACAGTACTATGATTTTGTCCAGGCCTGTGGCACGGGAGCGCGTTACAATTTTACGGTCGACGGAGCCAACCTTTATCCCATGGATGCGCCCTACACGGTGAGCGCAAGTCCAGGAACCTGCCCCTGA
- a CDS encoding glycerol-3-phosphate dehydrogenase/oxidase, giving the protein MKGESQRQAIRQRLKTETFDVAVVGGGINGAVAVAALSAAGYKVALVEKKDFASSTSQESSNLVWGGIKYLESYEFSLVWDLCRSRNELMRRYPHEVQELRFFTNLERGFRKPRILVFLGAVLYWFMGRFKTRPPRLLSRATIERDEPLVSTKTSQGGLEYSDCFLKDNDARFVFHFIRRGLRSGAAVLNYVEAREGQRGDDGLWSVACVDHEAKESFAVKARVLINAGGPFADRFNKACGVTTQHQHIFSKGVHLIVPRLNESERVLTFFADDGRLFFVIPMGSCSCIGTTDTRVTELPATVNDEDRQFILDNINKRLNLPKPLTMADVIAERCGVRPLVIKGNAGDFDQEEWINLSRKHVLECNHEDRHISIFGGKLTDCLNIGRELVDDVRDMGLTDGEAAIWYGAGDPVMEQKYRKLVATLRWNDKEWKGEGRSSERLWRLYGDDALSLAERIQADPSLAEPVLPEAPVLFAEVAHMADHELIVDLEDFLRRRTRLSLVVKHEVLEQSAGLKKAAAILFGQDADKRWQAYFQRTAKPQKTRA; this is encoded by the coding sequence ATGAAGGGTGAGAGTCAAAGACAAGCCATACGCCAAAGACTCAAAACAGAGACATTCGATGTGGCCGTCGTGGGCGGCGGCATCAACGGTGCGGTGGCCGTGGCAGCCCTGAGCGCGGCTGGTTATAAAGTAGCCTTGGTCGAAAAAAAGGACTTTGCCTCCAGCACCTCCCAGGAATCCTCGAACCTCGTCTGGGGCGGCATCAAATACCTCGAAAGCTATGAATTTTCCCTGGTCTGGGACCTTTGTCGATCCCGCAACGAACTCATGCGTCGTTACCCGCATGAGGTGCAGGAGCTGCGCTTTTTCACCAATCTCGAGCGTGGCTTTCGGAAACCCCGTATCCTGGTCTTTCTGGGGGCGGTCCTCTATTGGTTTATGGGTCGTTTTAAAACCCGTCCGCCGCGCCTTCTGTCCCGGGCTACGATTGAACGGGATGAGCCCCTGGTTTCAACCAAAACCAGTCAGGGCGGGCTTGAGTATTCGGACTGTTTTTTAAAGGACAATGACGCCCGTTTCGTCTTTCACTTCATTCGCCGCGGCCTGCGTTCCGGAGCGGCCGTTCTAAATTATGTGGAAGCCCGCGAGGGGCAGCGCGGGGATGATGGACTCTGGTCGGTGGCCTGTGTCGATCATGAGGCCAAGGAAAGTTTTGCGGTGAAAGCGCGGGTCCTGATCAATGCCGGTGGCCCCTTCGCGGATCGCTTCAATAAGGCCTGTGGCGTCACGACCCAGCATCAGCACATCTTTTCCAAAGGCGTGCATCTGATCGTGCCGCGTTTGAATGAGAGCGAGCGCGTGCTGACGTTTTTCGCCGATGACGGTCGGCTCTTTTTCGTGATTCCCATGGGCTCCTGTTCCTGCATCGGTACCACGGACACGCGCGTGACCGAGCTGCCGGCCACTGTGAATGATGAGGATCGCCAGTTCATCCTCGATAACATCAATAAGCGCCTCAATCTTCCGAAGCCTTTGACCATGGCCGATGTGATCGCCGAACGCTGCGGCGTCAGGCCCTTGGTGATCAAAGGCAACGCGGGTGATTTCGATCAGGAGGAATGGATCAACCTGTCGCGCAAGCATGTGCTCGAATGCAATCATGAGGACAGGCATATCAGTATCTTTGGGGGCAAGCTCACCGACTGCTTGAATATCGGCCGGGAACTGGTGGATGACGTCCGCGACATGGGATTGACTGATGGTGAAGCTGCCATCTGGTACGGTGCCGGTGATCCTGTGATGGAACAGAAATACCGAAAACTTGTGGCGACTCTTCGGTGGAATGATAAGGAATGGAAGGGCGAGGGTCGATCCAGTGAAAGGCTCTGGCGCCTTTACGGTGATGACGCTTTGAGCCTTGCCGAACGCATCCAGGCCGATCCCTCCCTGGCGGAGCCTGTGCTTCCCGAAGCGCCCGTGCTCTTCGCCGAAGTCGCGCATATGGCCGATCATGAGCTTATCGTGGACCTGGAGGATTTCCTGCGCCGCCGCACACGCCTCAGCCTCGTTGTGAAGCATGAAGTTTTGGAGCAGAGCGCCGGTCTGAAGAAAGCGGCCGCGATACTCTTCGGGCAGGATGCGGATAAGCGCTGGCAGGCTTATTTTCAGCGTACTGCAAAACCGCAGAAGACCCGGGCCTGA
- a CDS encoding bifunctional GNAT family N-acetyltransferase/carbon-nitrogen hydrolase family protein — MTPKTTPKKSKIIIRRWREEDFAGLVQCQKAVYQSDFPTDSASDRRLFELEFKKFPEGQVLAEADGKIVGYACAIIVQLDDAQPYYTYSEITGDSTFSTHDPSGDTLYGADIAVHPDYRGSGIAGLLYGQRMRIMKRYNLRRMVAHGRLPNYHKYVGQFTPEEYVHEVQARRILDPALIAHLKAGYSVKAILFDQLVDRSSMNYTTWLEKLNPDFSEAKRRIASTPIKRPVRRIRVCTAQSEMKNITSWEEFRRNVIFFVKTAASYHCHFLLFPELFTLQLLGLLQHNRDDIPSKLKELAQRVDEYKELFRELAQAHGLYIIGGTHPCLRGDRVYNTSYFFTPTGRVYEQDKLHISRSERLSYAFNPGEAIRVFDTPMARIAILVSYDIEFPELSRLLVNYGAEVLFVPFATDERKAYNRIRFCAHARAVENCVYVVIAGNVGNLAHAETLMINYAQSAIITPSDFAFPSHSIEAEADPNTETVAIAELDISNLLLQRDIGTVRPMFDLRVDLFETQAKVPLDLIRCD; from the coding sequence GTGACACCAAAGACGACTCCGAAGAAAAGCAAGATTATCATAAGGCGCTGGCGGGAAGAGGACTTTGCGGGCCTTGTTCAGTGCCAGAAAGCCGTTTATCAAAGCGACTTTCCCACCGACTCGGCCAGTGATCGCCGCCTCTTCGAACTTGAATTCAAGAAGTTTCCCGAAGGCCAGGTGCTGGCCGAAGCGGACGGCAAAATCGTGGGCTATGCCTGCGCGATCATTGTCCAGCTGGATGATGCGCAGCCTTACTACACCTATTCCGAAATCACCGGCGACAGCACCTTCAGTACCCATGATCCGAGTGGTGACACGCTCTATGGTGCGGATATTGCCGTGCATCCGGATTATCGGGGCAGCGGGATTGCGGGGCTTCTCTACGGCCAGCGCATGCGCATCATGAAACGCTATAATTTAAGGCGTATGGTGGCCCATGGACGCCTGCCCAACTACCATAAGTACGTGGGCCAGTTCACGCCCGAAGAGTATGTGCATGAGGTGCAGGCGCGGCGGATTTTGGATCCGGCTTTGATCGCGCACCTGAAGGCCGGCTATTCGGTGAAGGCCATTCTGTTTGATCAGCTGGTCGATCGCTCCAGCATGAACTACACGACCTGGCTGGAAAAGCTCAATCCGGATTTTTCCGAAGCGAAGCGTCGCATCGCCTCGACGCCCATCAAAAGGCCGGTTCGCCGCATTCGCGTCTGCACCGCGCAAAGCGAGATGAAAAATATCACAAGCTGGGAAGAATTCCGGCGCAATGTGATCTTCTTTGTGAAGACCGCCGCGTCCTATCACTGCCACTTTCTTTTGTTCCCCGAACTTTTCACGCTGCAGCTGCTCGGTCTTCTGCAGCATAATCGTGATGATATACCATCCAAACTGAAGGAACTGGCCCAAAGGGTGGACGAGTACAAAGAACTTTTCCGGGAACTGGCCCAGGCGCATGGGCTTTATATCATCGGCGGAACCCACCCCTGCCTGCGCGGCGACAGGGTTTACAACACCTCGTATTTTTTCACTCCGACCGGCCGCGTCTATGAGCAGGATAAACTGCACATCTCACGCTCGGAGCGCCTATCCTATGCCTTCAATCCCGGCGAGGCCATCCGGGTTTTCGATACACCGATGGCCCGCATCGCTATTCTGGTGTCCTACGACATTGAATTCCCTGAATTGAGCCGCCTGCTTGTCAACTACGGAGCGGAGGTTCTTTTCGTCCCCTTTGCGACCGATGAAAGAAAGGCCTATAACCGCATACGTTTCTGCGCGCATGCCCGTGCGGTGGAAAACTGCGTGTATGTGGTCATCGCCGGAAATGTCGGCAACCTTGCGCACGCCGAAACCCTGATGATCAACTACGCGCAGTCCGCGATCATCACCCCGAGCGACTTCGCGTTTCCGTCTCATTCCATCGAAGCCGAAGCCGATCCCAATACCGAAACCGTGGCCATTGCCGAGCTGGATATCTCGAACCTTTTGCTGCAAAGGGATATCGGTACGGTCAGGCCCATGTTCGATCTGAGGGTGGATCTTTTCGAAACACAGGCCAAGGTACCTTTGGATTTGATTCGCTGTGACTGA
- a CDS encoding PilZ domain-containing protein codes for MTEKLEKPSRNYFRLEYPKEARPQIAIGNGKFPVINLSEKGVKFSFDAKRSAFVLDTENPLDATIIFQDHGRTQVTGRILRIDSDAVVLELTEGVPLQRIMTEQRVLLNKFGNLKRPFEG; via the coding sequence ATGACCGAAAAATTGGAAAAACCGAGTCGCAATTACTTCCGCCTGGAATATCCCAAGGAAGCCAGGCCGCAGATTGCCATCGGCAACGGAAAATTTCCTGTGATCAATCTGAGCGAGAAGGGTGTGAAATTCTCCTTCGACGCCAAGCGTTCAGCTTTTGTCCTGGATACGGAAAATCCCTTGGATGCCACGATTATTTTTCAGGATCACGGCCGCACGCAGGTGACGGGCAGGATCCTGCGCATAGATTCCGATGCTGTCGTCCTGGAACTCACCGAGGGCGTGCCGCTGCAAAGAATCATGACGGAACAGCGAGTTTTGCTCAACAAATTCGGGAATCTGAAACGCCCCTTCGAAGGCTAG